Proteins from a genomic interval of Halomonas alkaliantarctica:
- a CDS encoding uracil-xanthine permease family protein: MREAASQAESWPKVILTGAQMLFVAFGALVLVPLLTGLDPSVALFTAGVGTLVFHGVTKQSVPVFLASSFAFIAPIQGSVASFGVSATMGGLMAAGLVYVAISQAVRLKGTAWLHRLLPAVVVGPVIMVIGLALAPVAVSMATGETSDNIGYGAAIFLSMTSLLVTLVLAVFGRGLLRLVPIIGGIVTGYCLALVMGVVDFTPVHEAAWLSIPSFTAPSFHWAAILFMIPVAIAPAVEHIGDMVAIGSVTRKNYLEKPGLHRTLLGDGLATSVAALFGGPPNTTYSEVTGAVTLTRAFNPKYMIVAAIIAIVLAFVSKLGALLQTIPGPVMGGIMTLLFGSIAVVGMNTLVRAGQSLTAARNLVVVSLILVFGIGGMQFGGGQFTLQGVSLAALVGIVLNWLLPREQEGE, from the coding sequence ATGCGTGAAGCTGCCAGTCAGGCTGAGTCGTGGCCAAAAGTCATTTTAACCGGGGCACAAATGCTGTTTGTGGCGTTTGGCGCCTTGGTGTTAGTGCCGCTTTTGACAGGACTCGACCCAAGCGTTGCGCTGTTCACCGCTGGGGTGGGAACCTTGGTATTTCATGGGGTGACCAAGCAGAGCGTACCGGTGTTTTTAGCCTCATCGTTTGCCTTTATTGCGCCTATTCAAGGCTCTGTGGCGAGCTTTGGGGTTTCGGCGACCATGGGTGGGCTAATGGCAGCGGGGCTGGTTTATGTGGCGATTTCCCAGGCTGTGCGCTTAAAAGGCACTGCCTGGCTGCACCGCTTGCTGCCCGCGGTGGTAGTGGGGCCGGTGATTATGGTGATTGGCCTGGCGCTGGCGCCGGTTGCGGTTAGCATGGCAACCGGTGAAACCAGCGACAACATCGGCTATGGTGCGGCGATTTTCCTCTCGATGACCAGCTTATTGGTGACATTAGTGCTGGCCGTTTTTGGTCGCGGGCTGCTTCGCCTAGTGCCGATCATTGGCGGCATTGTCACCGGCTATTGTTTGGCGTTGGTGATGGGGGTCGTCGACTTTACGCCGGTGCACGAGGCGGCGTGGCTATCGATACCCAGTTTCACAGCTCCGAGTTTTCATTGGGCTGCCATTCTATTTATGATTCCGGTCGCGATAGCCCCAGCGGTAGAGCACATTGGTGATATGGTGGCGATTGGTTCGGTGACCCGCAAAAACTACCTGGAAAAGCCTGGACTGCATCGCACCCTGTTAGGCGACGGTTTGGCGACCAGCGTGGCAGCGCTTTTCGGCGGACCGCCGAACACCACGTACTCCGAAGTCACCGGCGCGGTAACCCTCACTCGGGCGTTTAATCCCAAGTACATGATCGTTGCCGCGATTATTGCCATTGTGCTGGCGTTTGTGTCCAAGCTTGGCGCGCTGCTGCAGACCATTCCTGGACCGGTAATGGGCGGCATTATGACGCTACTGTTTGGCTCCATTGCGGTGGTTGGTATGAACACCTTGGTACGTGCAGGGCAGTCGCTGACAGCCGCGCGCAACCTGGTGGTGGTCTCGCTAATATTGGTGTTCGGGATTGGCGGGATGCAGTTTGGTGGTGGCCAGTTTACGCTGCAGGGCGTTAGCCTGGCCGCCTTGGTGGGTATTGTGTTGAACTGGCTATTACCCCGCGAGCAAGAGGGCGAGTAG
- the ung gene encoding uracil-DNA glycosylase, translated as MANPLPDDWSQWLGNEFQADYMLALKDFLAQQKAAKKIIYPHSTQWFRAFELTPLNEVKVVILGQDPYHGPNQAHGLCFSVQPGVPVPPSLVNIYKELATDVGFTPVRHGHLEAWAKQGVLLLNTSLTVEQGNAASHRGKGWEPFTDRAIETVSQHAPPCVFLLWGSHARQKKSLIDQRRHLILEAPHPSPLSAHRGFFGTRHFSQANQFLQAQGRAPIEWQLPETP; from the coding sequence ATGGCCAATCCGCTTCCCGACGATTGGAGTCAGTGGCTGGGTAATGAGTTTCAGGCTGACTATATGCTGGCGCTAAAAGATTTTTTGGCGCAGCAAAAAGCCGCGAAGAAGATCATATATCCCCACTCAACGCAGTGGTTTCGTGCCTTTGAGCTGACCCCGTTGAACGAAGTGAAGGTGGTTATATTAGGCCAGGATCCCTACCACGGGCCCAATCAGGCCCACGGGTTATGCTTTTCCGTGCAGCCCGGTGTGCCCGTACCGCCGTCGCTGGTCAATATTTACAAAGAGTTGGCCACAGATGTCGGTTTTACTCCCGTGCGCCACGGCCATCTGGAAGCATGGGCCAAGCAGGGCGTGCTGTTGTTAAACACCTCGCTGACCGTGGAGCAGGGCAATGCGGCGTCTCATCGCGGTAAAGGATGGGAGCCGTTCACTGATCGCGCGATTGAAACCGTCAGTCAGCACGCGCCACCGTGTGTGTTTCTTTTATGGGGCAGCCATGCGCGCCAGAAGAAGTCGCTGATCGACCAGCGGCGCCACTTAATACTTGAAGCCCCGCACCCTTCGCCGCTCTCTGCGCACCGGGGGTTTTTTGGCACTCGGCATTTTTCCCAAGCCAATCAATTTCTGCAAGCGCAAGGGCGAGCCCCCATCGAGTGGCAATTGCCTGAAACCCCTTAA
- a CDS encoding adenine phosphoribosyltransferase — protein sequence MSIYGDYIKSVIRTVPDWPEQGVNFRDITPLLQNSAAFRKLIDSFVHRYQEMNLDAIAAIDARGFIIGAPLAYELGCSFVPVRKKGKLPFKTISETYTLEYGHSEVELHSDAFQKDDRILLMDDLIATGGTMLAAANLIQRSGGQVVETATIIDLPELGGSQKIRDAGYSVFAVCSFNEDE from the coding sequence ATGAGCATCTACGGCGACTACATTAAGTCCGTTATTCGCACGGTTCCCGATTGGCCTGAACAAGGGGTGAATTTTCGTGACATCACCCCGTTGCTGCAAAATAGTGCGGCCTTTCGCAAACTGATCGATAGCTTCGTTCACCGCTATCAGGAGATGAACCTGGATGCCATCGCGGCGATTGATGCGCGTGGTTTTATTATTGGCGCGCCGCTTGCGTATGAGTTGGGCTGCAGCTTTGTGCCGGTGCGTAAGAAGGGCAAGCTACCCTTCAAGACCATCAGCGAGACGTATACGCTGGAATATGGGCATTCTGAAGTGGAACTTCACTCCGATGCGTTCCAGAAAGATGACCGTATCCTGCTAATGGATGACCTGATCGCCACTGGTGGCACCATGCTGGCAGCGGCCAACCTGATCCAGCGTAGCGGAGGCCAGGTGGTTGAGACAGCCACTATTATCGATCTACCCGAGCTGGGTGGTTCACAGAAAATTCGCGATGCCGGTTACAGCGTATTCGCCGTTTGTTCTTTCAATGAAGACGAGTAA
- a CDS encoding riboflavin synthase subunit alpha, protein MFTGIVQGVARVVAVRELDDFRVHVVEMPPSMREGLEIGASVAHNGVCLTVTAIEGDSVSFDLMRETLRLTNLGAITAGQCVNIERAARFGDEIGGHSMSGHIISMAEVVAIEEAPNNRRLWFSLPERLGRFVFEKGYIGVDGISLTIGDVRHTESSGVEFSVNLIPETLSRTTLQDRAPGDKVNIEIDPQTQVIVETVERVLSQKSRVQ, encoded by the coding sequence ATGTTTACTGGCATTGTGCAAGGAGTGGCCAGGGTAGTGGCGGTGCGTGAGTTGGATGATTTTCGCGTGCATGTGGTGGAAATGCCGCCATCGATGCGAGAGGGGCTTGAGATTGGGGCATCTGTTGCTCATAACGGGGTTTGCTTAACGGTAACGGCGATAGAAGGCGATAGCGTTAGTTTTGATTTGATGCGTGAAACGCTGCGATTGACTAATCTTGGTGCAATCACCGCTGGGCAATGCGTCAATATAGAGCGTGCGGCGCGTTTTGGTGACGAAATTGGCGGACACTCCATGTCGGGCCACATCATTTCCATGGCAGAAGTGGTGGCCATAGAAGAGGCGCCTAACAACCGTCGGCTGTGGTTTTCACTGCCGGAAAGGCTGGGACGATTCGTGTTTGAAAAGGGCTATATTGGGGTGGACGGTATCAGCCTGACCATTGGTGATGTACGCCACACAGAGAGCAGTGGTGTGGAGTTCAGCGTCAATTTAATTCCAGAGACGCTGTCACGCACTACGCTTCAGGATCGAGCGCCCGGTGATAAGGTCAACATCGAAATTGACCCGCAAACTCAGGTGATCGTTGAAACCGTGGAGCGCGTGCTTTCTCAAAAAAGCAGGGTTCAGTAA
- the gpt gene encoding xanthine phosphoribosyltransferase, with amino-acid sequence MSSDRYHQHFTVSWDQLHRDVRTLCHQMIERDFKGIVAITRGGLIPAALIARELNIRLIDTVCIKSYDHMDQGGLDIMKGVDHDGEGWLLVDDLVDTGKTARAVRKMLPKAHFVTIYAKPDGRPLVDQYLTEVAQQCWIQFPWDMGVAYVEPLVDQMKR; translated from the coding sequence ATGAGCAGCGATCGCTACCACCAACACTTCACCGTCTCCTGGGATCAGTTGCACCGCGATGTGCGTACGCTTTGTCACCAGATGATCGAACGTGACTTTAAAGGCATCGTAGCGATTACCCGTGGCGGGTTAATTCCCGCCGCGCTGATTGCTCGGGAGCTTAATATCCGCTTGATCGATACCGTGTGTATTAAAAGCTACGACCATATGGATCAAGGCGGCCTGGATATTATGAAGGGCGTCGATCATGACGGTGAAGGCTGGTTGCTGGTCGATGACTTGGTGGATACCGGCAAAACGGCGCGGGCAGTACGCAAAATGCTGCCTAAAGCTCACTTTGTGACTATCTATGCCAAGCCGGACGGTCGCCCCCTGGTGGATCAATACCTGACCGAAGTGGCCCAGCAGTGCTGGATTCAGTTTCCCTGGGATATGGGCGTCGCCTACGTTGAGCCGCTTGTTGATCAAATGAAGAGGTAA
- a CDS encoding ribonuclease J: MNLTLYGHDDHWIAVDCGMMIRQDLPNSPLQVPNLDTPKTLGIVPNALFITHGHEDHIGAVAWLWPMWNCPIYATPLAAGLLRLKFAEHQLSSAAIHVIEPGEALESGPFTLRYLLLTHSIPESCALMMMAGGYRVLHTGDWKLDPEPIIGTPISAAHFKALAPVDLVVGDSTNAPMPGHSGSEGDVARALAKTLAKCQGRVVVSCFASNLARVLAIGRAAQKCGRRISLMGRSMERMVSVARGLGYMDDLPPLVPNHDLGYLPPDEVVIIATGSQGEPRAALQRLAQGRHPFIDLQPGDNVIFSAKAIPGNERPIEQLKKRLAHLGINIYDEFNHPELHATGHPAQDELIKLYQWVRPKHLMPVHGEARHQQAHQAIAKQLGISAPLAPVNGDLICFDSHGLRCEERYPQPPCIVSQNSVVPHPGLEVNDANKARRGSLYLALPVTATVSGWARIGRLMLDASGASPLDEDSFSDWLDDRLEEIEAETLADLRQALQPRLVHWLAEHMQHLPDVHLQIMAAEMPESAAYESAANR; this comes from the coding sequence ATGAATCTAACGCTATACGGCCACGACGATCACTGGATTGCCGTAGATTGCGGCATGATGATCCGCCAGGATCTTCCCAACTCGCCGCTGCAAGTGCCCAATCTCGACACCCCGAAAACACTGGGGATCGTACCCAATGCGCTATTTATCACCCACGGCCACGAAGACCACATTGGCGCGGTCGCCTGGCTCTGGCCAATGTGGAACTGCCCCATTTATGCCACCCCGCTGGCAGCTGGACTGTTGCGCCTGAAGTTTGCCGAGCATCAGCTTAGCAGCGCAGCAATCCATGTTATTGAACCTGGCGAGGCGTTAGAAAGCGGGCCATTTACGCTGCGCTATCTGCTTTTAACCCACTCGATTCCCGAAAGCTGTGCGCTGATGATGATGGCTGGTGGCTATCGCGTTCTACATACCGGCGATTGGAAACTCGACCCTGAACCGATCATCGGCACGCCTATAAGCGCAGCCCACTTCAAGGCGCTTGCGCCGGTTGATTTAGTGGTAGGCGATTCTACTAACGCCCCCATGCCCGGGCACTCTGGCAGCGAGGGGGATGTGGCCAGGGCGCTGGCAAAAACACTCGCCAAATGCCAGGGCCGGGTTGTGGTCTCCTGTTTTGCCAGCAATCTTGCCCGGGTATTAGCGATAGGCCGCGCCGCTCAGAAGTGTGGCCGCCGTATCAGCTTGATGGGCCGTTCAATGGAGCGCATGGTCAGCGTTGCCCGGGGGCTCGGCTATATGGATGATTTGCCGCCGCTGGTGCCCAACCACGACCTAGGCTATCTCCCCCCTGATGAAGTGGTGATTATCGCCACCGGAAGCCAAGGGGAGCCCCGCGCTGCGCTACAGCGCCTAGCCCAGGGACGCCATCCGTTTATCGATCTTCAGCCAGGCGATAACGTCATATTTTCGGCTAAGGCTATTCCCGGCAATGAACGCCCCATTGAGCAGCTTAAAAAGCGCTTGGCGCACTTAGGTATAAACATCTACGACGAGTTCAATCACCCTGAGCTACACGCTACCGGGCACCCCGCTCAGGATGAGCTGATCAAGCTGTATCAGTGGGTTAGGCCAAAGCATCTCATGCCGGTGCATGGCGAAGCCCGCCATCAGCAGGCCCATCAGGCTATTGCCAAACAGCTAGGTATTAGCGCTCCGCTGGCGCCAGTGAACGGCGATCTAATCTGTTTTGATAGCCACGGGTTGCGTTGCGAAGAGCGTTACCCGCAGCCGCCCTGCATAGTCAGTCAAAACAGCGTGGTTCCCCACCCAGGCCTGGAGGTGAATGACGCCAACAAGGCCCGTCGAGGCAGCTTATACTTAGCGCTGCCGGTAACGGCTACCGTCAGCGGATGGGCGCGTATTGGCCGTTTGATGCTGGATGCTTCGGGGGCCAGCCCGCTGGACGAAGATAGTTTTAGCGACTGGCTGGATGACCGGCTTGAAGAGATTGAGGCGGAGACGCTAGCCGACTTGCGCCAAGCACTGCAGCCCCGCTTGGTTCACTGGCTGGCAGAGCATATGCAGCACTTGCCCGATGTGCATCTACAGATCATGGCCGCCGAAATGCCCGAATCTGCTGCGTATGAAAGTGCCGCTAACCGTTAG
- the moaC gene encoding cyclic pyranopterin monophosphate synthase MoaC, which produces MHLTHLNTRGEANMVDVGDKQETRREAVASGRIVMQPETLKLLSDGELPKGDVLATARIAGIQAAKRTHELIPLCHSLALSKVSVEFDIDVAESCVHVTSLCRLNGRTGVEMEALTAVSVACLTLYDMCKAVDKGMRIEAIQLDSKQGGLRGDYQRNSSQAPIVTGDGVAGEVSLGERCPSPCVRVKFLAELRERVGESEAVVSIDQLASRDISGLKAALAEQDSRFKQLTDQRTLCAINQVMANDEALVTDDDEVAFFPPVTGG; this is translated from the coding sequence ATGCATCTGACCCACCTCAATACCCGTGGCGAAGCCAATATGGTGGATGTCGGGGATAAGCAGGAAACCCGCCGCGAAGCCGTTGCCTCGGGGCGCATTGTGATGCAACCTGAAACGCTGAAACTGCTTAGCGATGGTGAATTGCCCAAAGGCGATGTGCTGGCAACCGCGCGAATCGCTGGTATCCAGGCGGCCAAACGCACCCATGAGCTGATTCCTCTCTGCCATTCACTGGCGCTCTCCAAGGTGTCGGTTGAATTCGATATCGATGTGGCCGAATCCTGTGTTCATGTGACCTCGTTGTGTCGCTTGAATGGTCGCACCGGGGTTGAAATGGAAGCCCTTACCGCTGTCTCGGTAGCCTGTTTGACGCTTTACGATATGTGCAAAGCGGTCGATAAAGGTATGCGGATCGAGGCCATCCAGCTCGATAGCAAGCAGGGTGGCCTGCGCGGCGACTACCAGCGCAATAGCTCCCAGGCGCCCATTGTCACCGGAGACGGCGTGGCCGGAGAAGTCAGCTTGGGCGAGCGCTGCCCTTCACCCTGTGTGCGGGTTAAGTTTTTAGCCGAACTGCGCGAGCGGGTAGGCGAGAGCGAGGCAGTTGTGAGCATTGATCAACTGGCTAGCCGCGACATTAGCGGATTAAAAGCCGCGCTTGCCGAGCAGGATAGTCGCTTTAAACAGCTCACTGACCAGCGCACGCTGTGTGCGATTAACCAAGTCATGGCCAATGACGAAGCGTTAGTGACCGATGATGACGAAGTGGCGTTTTTCCCGCCAGTAACAGGGGGGTGA
- a CDS encoding NCS2 family permease, which produces MKLLDNYFKLSEHKTNVKTEVIAGITTFLTMAYIIFVNPSILSEAGMDYGAVFVATCLAAAIGCFVMGMWANYPIAQAPGMGLNAFFTYGVVLGMGYTWEAALGAVFFSGLTFFMLSIFKIREWIINSIPMTLRLGIAAGIGLFLAMIALKNAGIVVANPATFVSLGDLSQPPAIYALLGFFVITALSYLRVTGAVMIGILGITIIAMVLGHNEYGGLMSMPPSIAPTFMAMDLMGALDVAMLSVIFAFLFVDLFDTSGTLVGVAHRGKLLDKDGKLPRIGRAMMADSTASMAGAALGTSTTTSYIESTAGIASGGRTGLTAVVVGVLFLISLFFAPLAGSIPAYATAGALLYVAVLMAGSLAHANWDDPTDAAPVLIAALAMPLTFSIAEGIALGFISYVAIKTLSGRFADLNPAVIILALLFATRYLFLV; this is translated from the coding sequence ATGAAACTTCTGGATAACTATTTCAAGCTCTCCGAGCACAAAACCAATGTGAAGACAGAAGTTATCGCTGGGATCACCACCTTCCTGACGATGGCCTACATCATCTTTGTAAACCCAAGCATTTTGTCTGAGGCGGGGATGGACTACGGCGCGGTGTTCGTGGCGACGTGCCTCGCAGCGGCGATTGGTTGTTTCGTTATGGGGATGTGGGCTAACTACCCGATTGCCCAGGCGCCCGGTATGGGCTTGAACGCCTTTTTCACCTACGGCGTGGTGTTGGGGATGGGCTATACCTGGGAAGCCGCGTTGGGCGCGGTCTTCTTCTCAGGTTTAACCTTCTTCATGCTAAGTATTTTTAAAATTCGCGAGTGGATTATTAACTCCATTCCCATGACGCTTAGGCTTGGTATCGCCGCCGGTATAGGTCTTTTCCTGGCGATGATTGCGCTTAAGAACGCCGGTATTGTGGTCGCCAACCCTGCGACTTTTGTTTCCCTGGGTGATCTTTCCCAACCTCCGGCTATTTATGCGCTGCTGGGCTTCTTTGTAATCACCGCGCTCTCTTACTTGCGAGTGACGGGTGCCGTTATGATCGGGATTTTGGGTATTACTATTATTGCAATGGTGCTCGGTCATAACGAGTACGGGGGCCTGATGTCGATGCCACCCTCTATCGCGCCTACCTTTATGGCGATGGATTTGATGGGCGCGCTGGATGTGGCGATGTTGAGCGTGATTTTTGCCTTCCTGTTTGTGGATCTCTTCGATACCTCGGGCACACTGGTTGGCGTTGCTCACCGCGGCAAGCTGCTGGACAAGGATGGCAAGTTACCGCGTATTGGTCGCGCCATGATGGCCGACAGTACCGCGTCTATGGCGGGTGCCGCCTTGGGTACTTCCACTACGACGAGCTACATTGAATCTACAGCGGGTATCGCATCGGGTGGCCGTACCGGGTTAACGGCGGTAGTGGTTGGCGTTTTGTTCCTGATCAGCCTCTTCTTTGCTCCGCTGGCAGGTTCGATTCCGGCCTACGCTACCGCGGGTGCGCTGCTGTATGTTGCTGTACTGATGGCAGGAAGTTTGGCCCATGCGAATTGGGATGACCCCACCGACGCCGCGCCGGTACTGATTGCTGCCCTGGCGATGCCGCTGACATTTTCGATTGCCGAAGGTATCGCGCTTGGCTTTATTAGCTATGTGGCGATCAAAACGCTATCGGGCCGCTTTGCCGATCTGAATCCGGCGGTGATTATTTTGGCGCTGCTGTTTGCGACAAGATATCTTTTCTTGGTTTGA
- a CDS encoding methionine ABC transporter ATP-binding protein — translation MIELSNVSKTYFSNNKGSGAKTVHALKNATLTVPKGTIHGVIGLSGAGKSTLIRCVNLLERPTSGSVTVDGQEMTQLSNAALNRARHRIGMIFQHFNLLTTRTVFDNVALPLELMGQKRHTVRDRVIPLLEMVGLADKANQYPAQLSGGQKQRVAIARALASKPQVLLCDEATSALDPQTTSSILELLRDINHQLGITILLITHEMEVVKSICHRVSLISDGELVEDSEVGDFFTAPRTQLGRDFLNDFLQLTPPKELIERLLDAPGENTHPVVRLTFSGDAVSTPLISRLARECGVDVSILQAKVESIQERTLGLMIAELLGSPTQTQQAMHYLESHQLQVEVLGYVQRND, via the coding sequence ATGATTGAACTTAGCAACGTCAGTAAAACCTATTTCAGTAACAACAAAGGAAGCGGCGCCAAGACCGTCCATGCACTCAAAAATGCCACTCTCACTGTGCCCAAAGGCACGATCCACGGCGTCATCGGCCTCTCCGGCGCAGGCAAATCAACGCTCATTCGCTGCGTAAATCTCTTAGAGCGCCCCACTAGCGGCAGCGTCACGGTCGATGGTCAGGAAATGACGCAGCTGAGCAACGCAGCGCTTAACCGTGCGCGCCACCGTATCGGCATGATTTTTCAACACTTCAATTTGCTAACTACACGCACGGTGTTCGACAACGTTGCCCTACCGCTTGAGCTAATGGGACAAAAACGCCACACCGTTCGTGATCGCGTTATTCCTCTCCTGGAAATGGTAGGTCTGGCGGATAAAGCCAACCAATACCCTGCTCAACTTTCCGGGGGCCAAAAGCAGCGGGTAGCGATTGCCCGGGCGCTTGCCAGCAAGCCACAGGTACTGCTCTGTGATGAGGCAACCTCTGCGCTAGACCCACAAACCACCAGCTCAATACTGGAACTGCTGCGCGACATTAATCATCAGTTGGGCATTACCATCCTGTTGATCACCCATGAGATGGAAGTGGTCAAATCAATTTGCCACCGGGTCAGCTTGATTTCCGACGGCGAATTGGTGGAGGACTCGGAAGTCGGCGACTTCTTTACCGCCCCGCGTACCCAGCTTGGTCGCGATTTTCTTAACGACTTCCTGCAGCTAACACCGCCCAAAGAGCTGATTGAGAGGCTCCTTGACGCCCCTGGCGAGAACACTCACCCAGTGGTACGCCTGACCTTCTCGGGAGATGCGGTCTCGACGCCGTTGATTTCGCGCCTTGCCCGGGAGTGCGGGGTCGATGTCAGCATTTTACAAGCGAAAGTAGAGTCGATTCAGGAGCGCACCCTGGGCCTGATGATTGCAGAGCTGTTAGGTTCGCCGACGCAAACCCAGCAAGCCATGCACTATCTCGAATCTCATCAACTACAAGTAGAGGTACTCGGCTATGTCCAGCGCAATGATTGA
- the upp gene encoding uracil phosphoribosyltransferase gives MSVYAINHPLVQHKLGLMREVDLSTKSFRELAGEVAKLLTYEATKGLELEDHEIQGWNGEPIATRRLKGKKVTVVPILRAGLGMLEGVTDLIPSARVSVVGLYRDEETLQPVPYFAKFANDIEERMAIVIDPMLATGGSMVATLDMLRERGCEHMKVIVLVAAPEGIKRVQDAYPDIEIYTASIDDRLDENGYIVPGLGDAGDKIFGTR, from the coding sequence ATGAGTGTTTACGCCATTAACCATCCGCTTGTACAACATAAGCTGGGTCTGATGCGCGAAGTTGACCTGAGCACTAAGAGCTTTCGTGAACTGGCAGGTGAAGTCGCCAAGCTGTTGACCTATGAAGCAACCAAAGGTCTTGAGCTGGAAGATCATGAAATCCAGGGATGGAACGGCGAGCCGATTGCAACGCGCCGCTTAAAAGGTAAAAAAGTCACCGTCGTACCGATCCTGCGTGCCGGGCTCGGCATGCTGGAAGGCGTAACGGATCTGATCCCGAGTGCGCGGGTAAGCGTTGTCGGTCTTTATCGGGATGAAGAGACGCTGCAGCCGGTGCCTTACTTTGCCAAGTTTGCCAATGATATTGAAGAGCGCATGGCGATCGTGATTGATCCTATGCTGGCCACCGGTGGTTCGATGGTGGCTACACTGGATATGCTCCGTGAGCGTGGCTGTGAGCATATGAAAGTGATCGTGCTCGTCGCCGCCCCTGAAGGTATCAAACGGGTGCAGGACGCTTACCCCGATATCGAAATTTACACCGCCTCAATCGATGACCGCCTCGACGAAAATGGCTACATCGTCCCCGGATTGGGTGACGCTGGCGATAAGATTTTTGGAACGCGCTAA
- the moaE gene encoding molybdopterin synthase catalytic subunit MoaE codes for MDNKLDIKVAIQAAPFSMAYGYDDALAGRSDIGAVVSFTGLVRDFNETPDVTGLTLEHYPGMTERTLTEIGEQAWQRWSLQAVRIIHRVGYLAPGDPIVRVLVASAHRRAAFEACDFIMDYLKTQAPFWKKEHSAQGEYWVKERHTDQQDAARWE; via the coding sequence GTGGATAATAAGTTGGATATTAAAGTAGCCATTCAAGCAGCCCCGTTCTCAATGGCCTACGGCTATGACGATGCTTTAGCGGGGCGCAGCGATATTGGCGCAGTGGTGAGTTTTACCGGCCTCGTGCGTGATTTTAATGAAACGCCGGACGTCACAGGGTTAACGCTAGAGCACTACCCGGGCATGACCGAGCGCACGCTGACAGAGATCGGTGAGCAGGCCTGGCAGCGTTGGTCGCTCCAGGCCGTGCGGATTATTCATCGAGTTGGTTACTTGGCGCCAGGCGATCCGATTGTGCGTGTACTCGTAGCCAGCGCACATCGGCGTGCTGCGTTTGAAGCCTGCGATTTTATTATGGATTATCTGAAAACCCAGGCGCCTTTCTGGAAGAAAGAGCACTCTGCCCAGGGCGAGTACTGGGTCAAAGAACGCCACACCGATCAACAGGATGCAGCGCGGTGGGAATGA
- the mobB gene encoding molybdopterin-guanine dinucleotide biosynthesis protein B yields MENELTAPFPILGIAAWSGTGKTTLLEKLLPRLGEYGLKVAVIKHAHHSFDVDQPGKDSYKLRSAGAAPVLVASRQRFALMQETPDQEEPDLGQLIAMMVPHQPDLVIVEGFKAWPIPKLVLYRDGIGDADILTGPWVEAAALSAPPPIDLAASVAQLDLDDNEAIAQWVVAWLSAKNDTRS; encoded by the coding sequence ATGGAAAACGAACTAACCGCACCCTTTCCCATACTGGGGATTGCTGCCTGGAGCGGCACCGGAAAAACGACGCTGTTAGAGAAGCTGCTACCACGATTAGGCGAGTATGGTTTGAAAGTTGCCGTCATTAAGCATGCTCACCACTCGTTTGATGTCGACCAGCCCGGCAAAGATAGTTATAAGCTGCGCAGCGCGGGTGCTGCGCCGGTGCTGGTGGCTTCTCGTCAGCGGTTTGCGCTGATGCAGGAAACCCCTGACCAGGAGGAGCCTGATTTAGGCCAGTTAATTGCCATGATGGTGCCGCACCAACCCGACTTGGTGATTGTCGAAGGCTTCAAGGCTTGGCCGATTCCCAAACTGGTGTTATACCGCGATGGCATTGGTGATGCAGATATTTTAACCGGACCTTGGGTGGAGGCAGCCGCGCTGAGCGCGCCACCGCCTATCGACCTAGCGGCTTCGGTGGCCCAGTTAGATCTAGACGATAACGAAGCGATTGCACAATGGGTAGTGGCTTGGTTAAGCGCTAAAAACGATACTAGATCTTAA